The Coccidioides posadasii str. Silveira chromosome 2, complete sequence genomic interval CGAGAATCAACAGGCCCATCCCTATAAATTGTCCAGGCGTGCCAGTTCTCCAAAGAGACAAGGCTCAACCAGTACCATTTATGTAGTCGTAACAGGCGATTTTTACCATTGCAACAGAGTCTTCAGGCCTTCTCTAGCCATATTCTCCACAGAAACAAGTGCATTTTGATTCCGGAATAATCCGTAGGTTCCTTCGATGTTAATTACTCTGTAGTTGAGGAGCATTCTGTGCAATTATTCCCAAGAGAGAACCTCCCGCAAAACAAGACGCGCACATGCCGCGTATTAGTAACCAAGGCCCGTCAATGCcaagttagttagttaactaattaacttaactagttaactagtggCTTGGCGCTTAGTAACCAACTACGTCATCTCGGGAGGCATCAGGATCTTGCCCGGTGTACTTTTCCCCGACTACCATGAACGTCGGCGAGGCAGAGGGTCAGAGTCCTGTGGATTATGGTCGCCAAATGCTGCAGACTGAAGCACACAAAAATATTGGGCGCCTATAATGTGAGCGAATGGAAAAGAATAGGTCAGGCCACCTTTCCACTTTCCCTTTTCAACCGGCCCGTGCGGTGCACGGGTCCATTCACGATTTGTATTTGTACGGAGAACATACCGACGGGCTTCGGGTGATCTGCAGTACATTTCTAACGGGAGACCATCTAGCCCAGATATGCGCGGCTGTAGTATACTGCCTGCTAGCAGCAGGCATTGTATTTGGCTATGCTGCACTCAAGCCCATTCTTATCACGGAGGGCGTTTATCGGGATCGCTGCACGAAAGAGGAGCTTGATCAGGGCGTCGATGTCTGTTCCGAACAGGAGATTCGGTGTGTCCCTCCCAGCCATTAAACACCGGGCTAGTTTCATCGATTCGATGGGAGCGGCTGACTTTTTCTAGCTTGAATCTCATGTTCACAGTCGCCGCAGTTGTCACCAACATCTGTGCGCTGCCCGTTGGGGGCATATTAGACTCCTGCGGTCCTCGAGTCCCTGGTGCTATTGGAAGTATCTTCATTGCTCTTGGTGCACTTCTATTTGCAAATCCCGCTCATTTTCCATACGATGGGCGTTTAACGGGCTATGCTCTCTTCGCTATTGGTGGCCCGTTCGTATTCATATCCTCTTTCCATCTATCGAATACATTTCCAAAACACGCTGGCCTCATTTTGTCCATGCTAACGGGCGCATTTGATTGTTCGAGCGCCTTATTTTTGCTATTCCGCCTGGTACACGGGAAGGCGAATGGTTTCTTTACCATCAAAactttgttcttgatatatttGATTGTGCCGGCGTTCATTCTTGCTTCCCAAGTCCTATTGATGCCGTCTCGATCTTATAGCACTGTGGGAGAATTACTCCAACATGCCGAAGAGACCCTTGCAGAAGACGAATCTGAAAATGGAGGTCACTCTGCAGTTACCCAGGAACGCGACGCGGACTTATCCCCACGATATCAACGTTTAATTTCTCAAATCAACGCTCTCATCGACGACCAAAACTCCCAATCGGGCTCTGAGTATACCTCAAATCCTGCATTCAAAGCTGACCCTAATTGGGGGGTAATGCATACCTCCTCCTCCCTTCAACAAATCCTTTCTCCCTGGTTCATCTTTATCACTCTCTTCACTATTATTCAAATGCTGCGCACAAACTACTTTATATCCACCATCCATCCGCAATATGAATACCTCCTCTCGCAACCCAATCAAGCAAGGCAGCTGAACCACCTTTTTGACTTCTTCCTACCACTTGGCGGCCTTATCGCTATTCCTTTCATAGGAATCATCCTAGATCAGAGCACTCTACCCGGCATCCTCACTCTCCTTGTGACCGGTGCAACTCTCGTCGGTGTTCTAGGATGCATCTCAGATAGCCTGCCCGCCGCGTACGCCAACATATCCCTCTTCGTGCTCTACCGGCCGTACTTCTACACCGTCGTATCCGACTACGCCGCAAAAGTATTTGGATTCCAAACATTCGGAAAGGTGTATGGATTGATTACTTTTCTTGCAGGTTTGGGGAACTTTTTACAGAGTCCTTTAGATATTCTAACGATCAAAATTTTGCATGGGAATCCTGTGCCGGTGAATATTGGATTGACAGGGGCTGGGGCCATTGCGGGCGGCGTATTAGCTTGGTTCGTTTGGTGGAGAAATAAGCGGTGGATGGGAGTTGGATCCGCCGCCTGCGATGTTGGTGAGACCGAGAGATTACTGCCCGATGCATTGAATGAGAGACGAGAGGGTTCTTACGGCGCTCTGAGGCGAGGTGAGACAGCATGAATGGCTGTACATTTTTAGAGCATTCTGCTGGAAAAGTTTCATGTACAGTACCTTGATATTTGGCTAGACCACCTTAAAAAGTATATACTAAATACTTGATTGATAAACTCAGTTGATCGCGCTCAACGGGATATAGAcaaataacagatatagATCCAGGCGGACAAGGATGCGCTCAATCAAAGCGCATATCCGCCGTCTCTTACACGGATATACAAATGACGTCAAACCTCAAGCAGTTTATACTTTCCTCCCTCGCCAGTGGGACCCTTGTAGTCTTCCAACGCTTTCTCCACCGCTTCCATGTATCCTATGACTCTCTCTTCgttccatcttcttcctaCGATCTGCACAGCGGTAGGCAGTCCATGCATAGCATTGGAATCATAATATTTCCAAGCTCCTCTCGACACGGTGCTGTCAGCACCAAGATCTTTAAGCACACGCTTATACGAATTCTTCTTAGCTGGCTTGCCGTCAGATGTAACGAGAGCATCCTTGACTTTATCGACGTGACCAACCGGAATAACACCGGCAGAGTAATCGAGCATGTTCCATAAGAAGGTGTAGCCGCAAGAGCTGAAACCGTCACGCATAGCACCGTGGGGAAGGGCGGGAGTGGCGTTGACGGGGCAGAGGATGAAGTCGTAGCTTTGCTCTTTGGCGTTCCACCAGTTGTGCCAGGTTGCGCGGAAGGCTTCACGTTGTGCAACGAGCTTCCAGAGCTCGGTAGATGTCTTGAGACCAAAGTCTTTGAGGAGATAGGCCCAGACCTTGTCGCGCTTGATGTAGCGGACATAGAGGTAGTAGAGGTAGCGGAACGGTCGGAACATGTTGGCATATTTGGTAAGCTTGTCAGCACCGGGATCGGAGGTTTCGCCGGTGCGCATGTGGGAGTTGAATGTCTGGCAACCATCGGAGTTGAGAAGGAGAGAGGCGAGGTTGAGTCCGATTAGTGGAGTAGCTGTTGCCGGCGGTGTGATGTCGACGAGTGTGTGGCCGGCAGCAGCAAGGGCGGCGCGAGTGGTGTCAATTGCACGAGCAATAGCAGGCGTAGGTGGGACGACTCCTGTGCAGTTCTCTATTAGCTTATGTCCtgaaaattcaaaacaaAGATTCGGATCAATATTACCGTCAGACTTCATCACACCAATC includes:
- a CDS encoding uncharacterized protein (EggNog:ENOG410PGXU~COG:U~TransMembrane:12 (o25-48i83-103o109-126i138-156o168-190i202-221o316-335i355-377o383-403i410-428o440-458i479-498o)~BUSCO:5808at33183), with product MVAKCCRLKHTKILGAYNVSEWKRIAQICAAVVYCLLAAGIVFGYAALKPILITEGVYRDRCTKEELDQGVDVCSEQEIRLNLMFTVAAVVTNICALPVGGILDSCGPRVPGAIGSIFIALGALLFANPAHFPYDGRLTGYALFAIGGPFVFISSFHLSNTFPKHAGLILSMLTGAFDCSSALFLLFRLVHGKANGFFTIKTLFLIYLIVPAFILASQVLLMPSRSYSTVGELLQHAEETLAEDESENGGHSAVTQERDADLSPRYQRLISQINALIDDQNSQSGSEYTSNPAFKADPNWGVMHTSSSLQQILSPWFIFITLFTIIQMLRTNYFISTIHPQYEYLLSQPNQARQLNHLFDFFLPLGGLIAIPFIGIILDQSTLPGILTLLVTGATLVGVLGCISDSLPAAYANISLFVLYRPYFYTVVSDYAAKVFGFQTFGKVYGLITFLAGLGNFLQSPLDILTIKILHGNPVPVNIGLTGAGAIAGGVLAWFVWWRNKRWMGVGSAACDVGETERLLPDALNERREGSYGALRRGETA